Proteins from one Desulfonema limicola genomic window:
- a CDS encoding glycosyltransferase family 2 protein — protein MYKGKSICIVVPAYNESTQISKVIETMPDFIDKIVIVDDKSKDNTVEIVKLFQQENEKIVLIEHKINQGCGGALASGYKWAKENNMDVAVRMDGDGQMNPDDLSALLDPVVEGRADYSKGNRLITGEAYKKIPKIRYFGNAFLSLLTKIASGYWHIADSQSGYTVINKKALHAIDWDKMYKRYGQPNDILVRLNIYNFKIADIPVEPVYNVGEKSGIKIKKVIFTIGWLLIRMFLWRMKEKYIIRDFHPLIFFYIMGGMFSIAAVILFSRVFYYWIFTNYIPQINALAAMFSFMSASQFILFAMWFDMECNKHLKP, from the coding sequence ATGTATAAAGGAAAATCAATCTGCATAGTTGTCCCTGCATACAATGAATCCACACAAATTTCCAAAGTCATTGAAACCATGCCGGATTTTATTGATAAAATTGTTATTGTTGATGATAAAAGCAAGGATAATACAGTAGAAATAGTAAAGCTGTTCCAGCAGGAAAATGAAAAAATTGTTCTTATTGAACATAAGATAAATCAGGGATGCGGAGGCGCTCTTGCATCAGGATATAAATGGGCAAAAGAAAATAATATGGATGTTGCTGTCAGAATGGATGGAGACGGACAGATGAATCCAGATGATTTATCTGCCCTGCTTGATCCTGTTGTAGAAGGCAGGGCTGATTATTCAAAAGGAAACCGGCTTATTACAGGGGAGGCGTATAAGAAAATTCCTAAAATAAGATATTTTGGAAATGCCTTTCTTTCCCTGCTGACAAAGATTGCATCCGGCTACTGGCATATTGCAGATTCCCAGTCAGGATATACGGTAATAAACAAAAAAGCCCTTCATGCCATTGACTGGGATAAAATGTATAAAAGATACGGCCAGCCCAATGATATTTTAGTCCGTCTCAATATTTATAATTTCAAGATAGCAGATATTCCTGTTGAGCCTGTTTATAATGTAGGAGAAAAGTCAGGGATAAAAATAAAAAAGGTCATATTTACAATTGGATGGCTTTTGATTAGAATGTTTTTATGGCGCATGAAGGAAAAATATATTATCCGTGATTTCCATCCCTTGATTTTTTTCTATATTATGGGCGGCATGTTCAGTATTGCTGCCGTGATCTTATTTTCCAGGGTATTTTACTACTGGATTTTTACAAACTACATTCCCCAGATAAATGCCCTGGCTGCAATGTTTTCCTTTATGAGCGCCAGCCAGTTTATCCTTTTTGCCATGTGGTTTGACATGGAATGCAACAAGCATTTAAAGCCATAG
- a CDS encoding glycosyltransferase family 4 protein, which yields MQQAFKAIGKMNQKRIKNCQNIKVLMLTTSFPVTKNSISGIFIHHLVTHFPGDIEVNVLVPGSTYKINPYINDNYKLTCYRYAPLSWQILTHQPGGLPAALEKNSGFIFLLPIFFLSMLVSCIRLSRHADIIHANWGINGAVAGMAGYITKKPVVTTLRGTDVKRIQHSLIDRLLLRLCFAANKKIICVSRAIHEFILKNFPGWAEKFVTIPNGIGHEFLNIKSGRQAGTGIKLTSIGSLTVQKGIKTIIQAVGKIKNNNIHFTVIGDGPEKQVLENQVSRLGLSDQVNFPGQVLHQEIHKYLENTDIFILASFSEGRPNAVLEAMAAGVPVIASDIDGVRELISNEKNGLLFEPGNSGQLAEQIEKLQNDPELRHRLGQAGRNFIIQNGLSWENTAYQYAKLYKEVIKCAD from the coding sequence ATGCAACAAGCATTTAAAGCCATAGGTAAAATGAATCAAAAAAGAATAAAAAACTGTCAGAATATTAAAGTCTTAATGCTGACTACCTCCTTTCCTGTAACAAAAAACTCCATAAGCGGGATTTTTATACATCACCTGGTAACTCATTTTCCTGGAGATATTGAAGTTAATGTCCTGGTTCCCGGTTCAACATATAAAATAAATCCTTATATAAATGATAATTACAAACTGACATGTTACAGGTATGCACCCTTATCATGGCAGATATTGACCCATCAGCCTGGTGGACTGCCTGCTGCTTTGGAAAAAAATTCTGGATTCATATTTTTGCTTCCCATATTTTTTTTATCCATGCTGGTTTCATGTATAAGATTATCAAGACATGCAGATATAATCCATGCAAACTGGGGAATTAACGGTGCTGTTGCAGGCATGGCAGGATATATAACCAAAAAACCTGTTGTAACAACTTTAAGAGGTACTGATGTTAAACGGATTCAGCATTCATTAATTGACCGCTTACTGCTCAGGCTTTGTTTTGCAGCAAATAAAAAGATTATATGCGTAAGCAGGGCAATACATGAATTTATACTTAAAAATTTTCCTGGATGGGCTGAAAAATTTGTTACAATACCTAATGGAATAGGTCATGAATTTTTAAATATTAAATCAGGCAGACAAGCAGGGACAGGCATTAAATTAACAAGTATCGGCAGTCTTACAGTTCAAAAAGGAATTAAAACAATTATTCAAGCTGTTGGAAAAATAAAAAATAACAATATACATTTCACAGTTATTGGAGACGGGCCTGAAAAGCAAGTGCTGGAAAACCAGGTATCCAGGCTGGGATTATCTGACCAGGTGAATTTTCCAGGACAGGTTTTACATCAGGAAATTCATAAATATCTTGAAAATACCGATATTTTTATATTAGCCAGCTTTAGCGAGGGCCGTCCCAATGCAGTATTGGAAGCAATGGCAGCAGGTGTGCCTGTAATTGCTTCTGATATTGACGGGGTAAGGGAATTGATTTCAAATGAAAAAAACGGTTTATTGTTTGAACCTGGAAACAGCGGACAGCTTGCTGAACAAATTGAAAAACTGCAAAATGATCCAGAACTGAGACACAGGCTTGGGCAGGCAGGCAGGAATTTTATAATACAAAACGGTCTCAGCTGGGAAAATACAGCATATCAATATGCCAAACTTTATAAAGAAGTTATAAAATGTGCGGATTAA
- a CDS encoding type IV pilin protein, whose amino-acid sequence MLQKLRGKKGFTLIELMIVVAIIGILAAIAIPNFLQYQKKAKTGEAKTNLGGIKTSTISYQAEEDFFRTCTAWPALGSVGPAKQAWGTGEVGFNDIGWEPAGNVYYVYGVTPYADADGNIQGEFAIGAVGDVDGDGTNGEWAYSSDHTQATSAAHCAEVTTKTGSVESLVKNAF is encoded by the coding sequence ATGCTGCAAAAATTAAGAGGAAAAAAAGGTTTTACCCTGATTGAGTTGATGATCGTTGTAGCCATTATCGGTATTCTGGCTGCCATTGCTATCCCGAACTTTCTGCAATATCAGAAAAAAGCAAAAACAGGTGAAGCAAAAACAAACCTGGGCGGTATTAAAACATCAACAATTTCCTATCAGGCAGAAGAAGATTTCTTTAGAACCTGTACTGCATGGCCCGCACTTGGTTCTGTTGGACCTGCAAAACAGGCATGGGGTACCGGAGAAGTTGGATTTAATGACATAGGCTGGGAACCTGCTGGTAATGTTTACTATGTTTACGGCGTAACACCTTATGCTGATGCTGATGGCAACATTCAGGGTGAATTTGCAATAGGTGCAGTCGGTGATGTTGACGGCGACGGAACAAACGGTGAATGGGCATATTCATCAGATCATACCCAGGCTACTTCAGCAGCACATTGTGCTGAAGTAACCACCAAAACCGGAAGTGTTGAAAGTCTAGTTAAAAACGCTTTCTAA
- a CDS encoding glycosyltransferase family 4 protein — MADILTCYYRPKPGGFCKRLFRAVNALLADGHTVHYLAVVPFPIKHPNCHFHRFPWPEKKTENLVFWGFFHITAPLMLFFIACKYKINRAFCFGHTYSLLMQPLHLIKDIPQTLFLRADTIKNHEIKDRHKCLIALEKLFEGLAVFDVCLYGVSHSLTKNIFQRHKLLKPKYIGILPNDIKNLPESYSRKKYTLPLKFGAAGILEKRKNQKLLIEVMEKIRKDHAQLFIYGIGPQEEELRKLVQDKQLTEQIHFMGWAVPEQIWKNIDLLMMPSLHEGAPNAALEALSQGIPVIASSIPEHLEILPQDSLISNKSPYEWIDRLQKIIDNPDTELLKILSAQKPCAEKFFFNWDKKITNLIVM; from the coding sequence ATGGCTGATATTCTAACCTGCTATTACCGGCCTAAACCAGGGGGTTTTTGCAAACGTCTTTTTCGTGCTGTTAATGCTTTACTGGCAGATGGTCATACAGTGCATTATCTTGCTGTTGTACCGTTTCCCATAAAACATCCCAACTGCCATTTTCATCGTTTTCCCTGGCCTGAAAAAAAAACTGAAAACCTTGTCTTTTGGGGCTTTTTTCATATTACAGCCCCGTTAATGTTATTTTTTATTGCCTGTAAATATAAAATAAACCGTGCTTTTTGTTTTGGTCATACATACAGTCTTTTAATGCAGCCCCTGCACTTGATAAAAGATATTCCTCAAACCCTGTTTCTAAGAGCCGATACAATAAAAAACCATGAAATAAAGGACAGGCATAAATGTCTAATTGCCCTGGAAAAATTATTTGAAGGGCTTGCGGTCTTTGATGTTTGTCTTTACGGGGTGTCCCATTCCCTGACAAAAAATATATTCCAGCGGCATAAACTCCTGAAACCAAAATATATAGGAATACTTCCCAATGATATAAAAAATCTTCCTGAATCTTATTCCAGAAAAAAATACACCCTGCCCCTAAAGTTTGGTGCAGCAGGAATTCTGGAAAAAAGGAAAAACCAGAAGCTTTTAATAGAGGTAATGGAAAAAATCAGAAAAGATCATGCCCAATTATTTATTTACGGAATCGGGCCACAGGAAGAAGAGCTAAGAAAACTGGTTCAAGATAAACAACTTACAGAACAGATTCATTTCATGGGCTGGGCAGTACCTGAACAAATCTGGAAAAATATTGATCTGCTTATGATGCCTTCCCTGCACGAAGGCGCTCCCAATGCAGCTTTGGAAGCTCTTTCCCAGGGCATTCCCGTAATAGCCAGCAGTATTCCTGAGCATCTTGAGATTTTGCCCCAGGATAGCCTTATTTCCAATAAATCGCCTTATGAATGGATTGACCGCTTACAGAAAATTATTGATAATCCTGATACTGAACTGTTAAAAATCCTGTCTGCACAAAAACCCTGTGCTGAAAAATTTTTTTTTAACTGGGATAAAAAAATAACAAATTTAATTGTCATGTAA
- a CDS encoding glycosyltransferase family 4 protein gives MRILIISNIIPYLVGGAQVQARLLAEELCLMGHDIIIAGEEIVTGRLKIENRTIETVKIKMLPGNRITRAAGYFFSLFQILITRRFDYDIIYCRFIREPAVAVTLLKWLKILNKPLVAVPACSGYIGDIAFLKKFPFYKFLFMLLKKYCNRINIISKGIEDELVKEGFCRSRFSYITNGIRLEAGCSSIPKKNNTRNFIFIGRLTEQKGLIYLIKAFHNVIKQKYFPNLLIAGYGPEREKLETMVREFMLEKYISFAGKVENSAVPRLLSGYDIFILPSLAEGMPGGLIEAMGAGLPVITSEFGGAGDIVDEKVGLICEPENVKSLEDAIITMINLPEDKLIEMKSESRKRAEQRFDIKNNAKAYVRLFEQCIKEGLHDN, from the coding sequence ATTAATCATATCAAATATTATCCCGTACTTAGTAGGAGGTGCCCAGGTACAGGCGCGTCTTTTAGCTGAAGAGCTTTGCCTTATGGGACATGATATTATAATTGCAGGGGAAGAGATTGTTACAGGCAGATTAAAGATTGAAAACAGAACAATTGAAACTGTTAAAATTAAAATGCTCCCTGGAAACCGCATAACCAGGGCTGCAGGTTATTTTTTTTCCCTGTTCCAAATACTTATTACCAGGCGATTTGACTATGATATTATCTACTGCCGGTTTATCAGGGAGCCTGCCGTTGCTGTAACCCTGCTTAAATGGCTGAAAATCTTAAACAAACCCCTGGTTGCGGTGCCTGCATGTTCAGGATATATCGGGGATATTGCATTTCTCAAGAAGTTTCCGTTTTATAAATTTCTTTTCATGCTTTTAAAAAAATACTGCAATCGAATCAATATTATATCAAAAGGAATAGAGGATGAACTTGTTAAGGAAGGATTTTGCAGATCCCGGTTTTCCTATATTACAAACGGCATAAGGCTGGAGGCAGGGTGCAGCAGTATCCCCAAAAAAAATAATACAAGAAATTTTATATTCATAGGACGTCTTACAGAGCAGAAAGGATTGATATATTTAATTAAAGCCTTTCATAATGTAATAAAGCAGAAATATTTTCCAAACTTATTGATTGCAGGATACGGGCCAGAAAGAGAAAAACTGGAAACAATGGTAAGGGAATTTATGCTGGAAAAATATATTTCCTTTGCCGGAAAAGTTGAAAACAGCGCTGTTCCCCGGCTTTTATCAGGATATGATATTTTTATCCTGCCTTCACTTGCAGAAGGAATGCCCGGAGGTCTTATTGAAGCAATGGGAGCCGGGCTGCCTGTAATAACTTCTGAATTTGGGGGAGCAGGAGATATTGTTGATGAAAAAGTGGGGCTTATATGCGAACCTGAAAATGTCAAATCCCTGGAAGATGCAATAATAACAATGATCAATCTTCCAGAAGATAAACTTATAGAAATGAAATCCGAAAGCAGGAAAAGAGCGGAACAAAGATTTGACATAAAAAACAATGCAAAAGCTTATGTCAGGCTGTTTGAGCAGTGTATAAAAGAAGGCTTACATGACAATTAA
- a CDS encoding ABC transporter permease: MGKITAIALNTFRESIRDKIFYSLLAFAVLMLGFSMILGNLTIGDPVKIVKDFGLGAISLFGTLIAIFVGIGLVYKEMDKRTIYVILSKPIARWQFLLGKYFGLSLTLMIEVVIMTIGLFLLCYFYVPDIPWSLFKAIIPICFELQLILAVALLFSSFSSPFLSGLFTLAVFIIGHTSADIKALADKTEDIFLQMICKNLYYALPNLENLNFKARVVHNLPLDFSEIGFSLVYAVVYTVMIILLSVIIFQNRDMK; encoded by the coding sequence ATGGGAAAGATAACTGCAATTGCATTAAATACATTCAGGGAATCCATCAGGGACAAGATATTTTACAGTCTTCTTGCGTTTGCTGTTTTAATGCTTGGATTTTCAATGATCCTGGGCAATCTTACCATTGGAGACCCTGTAAAAATAGTCAAGGATTTCGGGCTTGGGGCAATTTCACTTTTTGGAACCCTTATTGCAATCTTTGTGGGAATAGGTCTTGTTTATAAGGAAATGGACAAAAGAACAATATACGTCATTTTGTCAAAACCCATTGCACGCTGGCAGTTTTTACTGGGAAAATATTTCGGGTTAAGCCTTACCCTTATGATAGAGGTTGTTATTATGACCATAGGTCTGTTTCTGCTCTGTTATTTTTATGTTCCTGATATTCCCTGGTCTCTTTTCAAGGCAATTATTCCCATATGTTTTGAACTTCAGCTTATTCTTGCAGTAGCCCTTCTTTTTTCCTCTTTTTCATCGCCTTTTTTAAGCGGGTTATTTACACTGGCAGTTTTTATCATAGGGCATACCAGCGCAGATATTAAAGCCCTTGCTGATAAAACAGAGGATATTTTTTTGCAGATGATCTGCAAGAATCTTTATTATGCCCTGCCAAACCTGGAAAACCTGAATTTCAAGGCAAGAGTTGTTCACAATCTGCCCCTGGATTTTAGTGAAATAGGATTTTCCCTTGTTTATGCTGTTGTATATACCGTCATGATAATCTTGCTTTCAGTTATCATTTTTCAGAATCGTGATATGAAATAA
- a CDS encoding tetratricopeptide repeat protein, producing the protein MLALSEYYRQKNLTMFVMLISFMLLLTAGSVTGTYIRNMDWASEKTLWEDAMNKAPGRVRPLANLATEHYKKIGDYDKALELYNKALTLKSHKQDFEKRISILNNTASIWHSKGEYGKAAVIYKQILSEVPGHINAHYNIILSLMAGGKWNEALHYADVLVSRQYIKPQYWNIRGLILLNQEKPDQAFSDFEKALEIKPGYWEALFNTAVSLSMQKKYNQADTLLNRTNKIRPENILNLLYLIENSLKMNDKKLTLQYIEKLFASFSIIEIKAVMNRLPGNDLYIPFSNKLLMPAVQQRLEKES; encoded by the coding sequence ATGCTTGCACTTTCTGAATACTACCGGCAGAAAAATTTAACCATGTTTGTCATGCTCATCTCTTTTATGCTTTTGCTGACAGCAGGTTCAGTAACCGGTACATATATAAGAAACATGGACTGGGCTTCGGAAAAAACATTATGGGAAGATGCAATGAACAAGGCACCAGGCAGGGTCCGCCCCCTGGCAAACCTGGCTACTGAACATTATAAAAAAATCGGTGATTATGATAAAGCCCTTGAACTTTATAATAAGGCTCTAACCCTTAAAAGCCATAAACAGGATTTTGAAAAAAGAATATCCATTTTAAATAATACTGCCTCAATCTGGCATTCAAAAGGAGAATATGGCAAGGCAGCAGTAATATACAAACAGATATTATCAGAGGTACCTGGTCATATAAATGCCCATTACAATATCATTCTATCCCTTATGGCAGGGGGAAAATGGAATGAAGCTCTGCATTATGCAGATGTCCTGGTGTCCCGGCAGTATATAAAACCCCAGTACTGGAATATAAGAGGACTTATTTTATTAAACCAGGAAAAACCTGACCAGGCGTTTTCAGATTTTGAAAAAGCTTTAGAAATAAAACCAGGTTACTGGGAAGCTCTTTTTAATACTGCTGTTTCATTAAGTATGCAGAAAAAATATAATCAAGCAGATACGTTATTAAATCGTACAAACAAAATAAGACCTGAAAATATTCTTAACCTGCTTTATCTAATAGAAAACAGCTTGAAAATGAATGATAAAAAATTAACATTACAATATATTGAAAAATTGTTTGCTTCATTTAGCATAATAGAGATAAAAGCAGTTATGAATAGGCTGCCTGGCAATGATCTTTATATACCTTTTTCAAATAAACTGCTCATGCCTGCTGTTCAACAAAGACTTGAAAAGGAAAGTTAA
- the asnB gene encoding asparagine synthase (glutamine-hydrolyzing), which translates to MCGLIFLYKKGEDDKTLLNMAEGSLAEIEHRGPDDKGIWQGQSVVAGHRRLSIIDLAASRQPMLDPLGRFILTYNGEIYNFRELKKSLESRWNFRTSGDTELVLAGLILYGESFLNRMEGMWALALWDNQEKNLLLSRDRIGKKPLFYQYDNNAFSCASELNALTRLSFSPWQEDIDSTADYLRYGYYLPGTTAYKKVYEVLPGHVLKWHPGSEPDQHPFWSLSIGHFSGTKKHACKILRETLIRAVERRLVADVEVGAFLSGGIDSSLIVSILSKELGINSKTFTIGFKEKSYDERKYASQVALLCATDHFEQRFENWDRDKLITLILKYAGQPFSDSSLLPTSMVSELASKKVKVVLSGDGGDELFSGYQRYQARALLRWYSRLPKALQENIKKLVQSFPEPVSHHSRSFFKKAHLFIDIVNRQHDETPYIAPLLYSNEVFQKLAPDLTGKGHAPPGLPPETSEDSLQEMMAADTLIYLPQDIMTKVDRASMAHSLEARAPFLDKEVVELAFSLPRTWHRRGFRGKRMLYDSFHDLLPNEIWYRRKQGFGVPIHQWFRGELGIQLIDLAEQMNTLLNVGFIKDMLHIHQSGKRDHGYRLWNIYIYLMWRHQQIYG; encoded by the coding sequence ATGTGCGGATTAATTTTTTTATACAAAAAAGGGGAAGATGATAAAACCCTTTTGAATATGGCTGAAGGATCTCTTGCAGAAATCGAACACAGGGGCCCTGATGATAAGGGAATCTGGCAGGGACAGTCTGTTGTTGCAGGACACAGACGTTTGTCCATAATTGATCTTGCTGCAAGCCGTCAGCCTATGCTTGATCCTTTGGGGAGATTTATTTTAACATATAATGGTGAAATATATAATTTCAGGGAGCTAAAAAAAAGCCTTGAATCCAGGTGGAATTTTAGAACATCAGGCGATACTGAACTGGTTCTGGCCGGTCTGATTCTTTACGGCGAAAGTTTTCTAAACCGCATGGAAGGCATGTGGGCTTTGGCTCTATGGGATAACCAGGAAAAAAATCTTTTGCTTTCCCGCGACCGTATTGGTAAAAAACCATTATTTTATCAGTATGACAATAATGCTTTTTCATGTGCTTCAGAACTTAATGCCCTGACCCGGCTCTCCTTTTCTCCCTGGCAGGAAGATATTGACAGCACTGCTGATTATCTTCGTTATGGCTACTATCTGCCTGGAACAACAGCATATAAAAAAGTATATGAAGTTCTGCCGGGACATGTTTTAAAATGGCATCCTGGTTCTGAACCTGACCAGCATCCGTTCTGGTCTCTTTCCATAGGTCATTTTTCAGGCACAAAAAAACATGCCTGTAAAATTCTCAGGGAAACACTTATCCGTGCAGTTGAGCGCAGGCTGGTTGCAGATGTGGAGGTTGGCGCTTTTCTTTCAGGGGGTATTGATTCATCATTGATTGTATCCATATTGAGTAAAGAATTAGGGATCAATTCTAAAACATTTACCATTGGTTTTAAAGAAAAATCTTATGATGAGCGGAAATATGCCAGTCAGGTGGCTCTTTTATGTGCAACAGATCATTTTGAACAGAGATTTGAAAACTGGGATAGAGATAAACTTATAACATTAATTTTGAAATATGCAGGCCAGCCTTTTTCAGATTCGTCTTTATTACCTACGTCAATGGTTTCCGAGCTTGCTTCAAAAAAGGTTAAGGTTGTTTTATCAGGTGACGGCGGAGATGAATTGTTCAGCGGTTATCAGCGGTATCAAGCCCGTGCATTATTAAGATGGTATTCCAGGCTTCCAAAAGCTTTACAGGAAAATATTAAAAAACTTGTTCAATCATTTCCTGAACCCGTGTCTCATCACAGCAGAAGTTTTTTTAAAAAAGCCCATCTGTTTATTGACATAGTAAACCGCCAGCATGATGAAACTCCTTATATAGCTCCTTTATTATATTCCAATGAGGTTTTTCAGAAATTAGCACCTGATTTAACTGGCAAAGGACATGCTCCCCCAGGTCTGCCTCCTGAAACCAGCGAGGATTCTCTTCAGGAAATGATGGCTGCTGATACTCTTATTTATCTTCCCCAGGATATAATGACCAAGGTTGACCGGGCAAGTATGGCTCACTCCCTTGAGGCCCGGGCTCCTTTTCTGGATAAGGAAGTTGTGGAACTGGCCTTTTCCCTGCCCCGCACATGGCATCGCCGCGGGTTCAGGGGCAAGCGGATGCTATATGATTCTTTTCATGATTTACTGCCCAATGAAATATGGTACCGCCGTAAACAGGGTTTTGGAGTCCCGATTCACCAATGGTTCAGAGGAGAGCTTGGAATACAACTTATTGATCTTGCAGAGCAGATGAACACCCTGCTGAATGTCGGATTTATTAAAGACATGCTGCATATCCATCAAAGCGGCAAAAGAGATCATGGCTACCGGCTTTGGAATATATATATTTATCTGATGTGGAGGCACCAGCAAATCTATGGCTGA
- a CDS encoding ABC transporter ATP-binding protein has translation MTEPVIKIRGLSKTYRTNWKFKRFTALDNLDLDVGEGEILGFLGPNGAGKTTTFKLMLGLIYPDKGSIFFSGQDSKNINTRADIGFLPENPYFYSHLTAFESLDFYGRLFNISKKQRQNRIDELLLLVGLEHARNRQLRKFSRGMLQRVGIAQALINDPGLLILDEPMSGLDPMGRKEMRDIILSCRKKGKTVIFSSHILSDVEMICDRVAIIFGGKLQEIVHVNDILDRDIRNWEITVKGFTPELAAYSEKHGFDTIQTENRVLVKIDNEEQAKLFLKEMEKNNAALVSFGPKRDSLEDIFIKKAKQERA, from the coding sequence ATGACAGAACCTGTAATAAAAATTCGAGGACTCTCCAAAACGTACAGAACAAACTGGAAATTTAAGCGTTTTACAGCCCTTGACAATCTTGATCTTGATGTGGGCGAGGGCGAGATTCTTGGTTTTCTGGGACCAAACGGTGCTGGAAAAACTACCACATTCAAGCTTATGCTTGGATTGATTTATCCAGACAAGGGTTCAATCTTTTTCAGCGGACAGGATTCAAAAAATATAAATACAAGGGCAGATATAGGGTTTCTGCCTGAAAATCCCTATTTTTATTCACATCTGACAGCATTTGAATCCCTGGATTTTTACGGCAGGCTGTTTAACATATCAAAAAAACAAAGACAGAACAGGATAGACGAACTGCTTTTACTTGTTGGATTAGAACATGCGCGGAACCGGCAGCTTCGTAAATTTTCAAGGGGAATGCTGCAAAGAGTCGGCATAGCCCAGGCTTTGATTAATGATCCCGGTTTATTAATTTTAGATGAACCCATGTCCGGGCTTGATCCTATGGGAAGAAAGGAAATGCGGGATATTATCCTGTCATGCAGGAAAAAAGGCAAAACCGTTATATTTTCTTCCCATATCCTTTCTGATGTGGAAATGATCTGCGACAGGGTTGCCATAATTTTTGGCGGAAAACTCCAGGAAATTGTCCATGTTAATGATATACTGGACAGGGATATACGAAACTGGGAGATTACTGTTAAAGGCTTTACACCTGAACTGGCGGCATATTCTGAAAAACACGGGTTTGATACAATCCAGACTGAAAACCGGGTGCTTGTCAAGATTGATAATGAAGAGCAGGCAAAGCTGTTTTTAAAAGAAATGGAAAAAAATAACGCTGCATTGGTGTCATTTGGGCCAAAGCGGGACAGTCTTGAAGATATTTTTATAAAAAAGGCAAAACAGGAGAGAGCATAG